A single genomic interval of Lathyrus oleraceus cultivar Zhongwan6 chromosome 7, CAAS_Psat_ZW6_1.0, whole genome shotgun sequence harbors:
- the LOC127107172 gene encoding uncharacterized protein LOC127107172 has protein sequence MKTILLLFTLSSNFYGVSAILVLTLLFLLNRKRFLFASSSSTPSLISSGSTNSNLRTSTTVTDADLKFLMEILDENLNENDKWEDVIDKRNQHICYKAKSSKPKNGPLRYWSVTVFNDISAEMLRNFYMDNDYRKQWDETVVDHNQLQVDESGGSEVGRTIKKFPFLKSREYVLTWKLWEGKDKTFYCFIKECEHPSAPRQKKYVRVELFRSGWRIRQVPGRNACEITMIHQEDAGLNVKMAKLAFSNGIWNYVCKMDNALRRYSAVKGHLSRSVTTSVKLMQKVPACLESSTSSAHPSIIHDRDESQVRAISRRPSKKLVANGLLLLGGAICLSRGHSSLGAKVAMAYIVTKFSQRNTNSNQAKHS, from the exons ATGAAAACGATATTATTGTTATTCACTCTATCATCCAACTTCTATGGTGTCTCTGCTATTCTTGTTCTTACTTTATTGTTTCTTCTGAACCGTAAGAGATTCTTGTTCGCCTCGTCTTCATCAACACCCTCTCTCATCTCCTCCGGTTCCACCAATTCAAACCTAAG AACCTCAACGACTGTGACAGATGCGGATTTGAAGTTTCTAATGGAGATTTTGGATGAAAATCTAAATGAGAATGATAAATGGGAGGATGTCATAGATAAAAGAAACCAACATATATGCTACAAAGCAAAATCCAGCAAACCTAAG AATGGTCCCCTAAGATATTGGAGTGTGACCGTGTTCAATGATATTTCGGCTGAGATGCTAAGAAACTTCTACATGGACAATGACTACAGAAAACAATGGGATGAGACAGTGGTTGATCACAATCAACTGCAGGTGGATGAATCGGGTGGTTCTGAAGTTGGTCGTACAATTAAAAAGTTCCCTTTTTTGAAGTCTAGAGAATATGTGCTAACTTGGAAGTTGTGGGAGGGGAAGGATAAAACTTTTTACTGTTTTATAAAG GAATGTGAACATCCTTCAGCACCACGGCAGAAAAAATATGTAAGAGTTGAGCTTTTCAGATCTGGCTGGCGAATAAGACAAG TACCTGGTAGAAATGCCTGTGAgatcaccatgattcatcaggAAGATGCTGGTTTGAATGTGAAGATGGCAAAACTGGCTTTCTCCAATGGAATATGGAATTATGTATGCAAGATGGATAATGCACTTAGAAGATACTCTGCTGTAAAAGGCCATTTATCCCGATCAGTTACCACGTCAGTCAAATTAATGCAGAAG GTACCGGCTTGCTTGGAATCTAGTACGTCTTCTGCTCATCCTTCTATCATTCATGATCGCGACGAATCTCAAGTGCGTGCGATCTCAAGAAGGCCATCAAAGAAGTTGGTAGCCAATGGTTTGCTGCTTCTAGGGGGTGCAATATGTTTATCTCGTGGTCACTCTAGCCTAGGTGCTAAAGTTGCAATGGCATACATCGTCACAAAATTTAGTCAACGTAATACAAATTCAAACCAAGCAAAACATAGTTGA
- the LOC127107173 gene encoding protein STRUBBELIG-RECEPTOR FAMILY 5 isoform X1 → MHHNHSLPWLWTIALISSITTTLVQCKTSSQDVSALNVMYTSLNSPSQLTGWKSSGGDPCAESWEGIKCSSSSVTEINLSDMDLSGSMGYQLANLKSVTYFDLSKNHFNSDIPYQLPPNARTIDLSNNQFKGSIPYSFSQMKNLESLSLAHNKLNNQLGDMFASLTKLKQLDVSFNSLSGDLPQSLKSAKSLKKIHLQNNKLTGSINVLARLPLDDVNVENNKFTGWVPESLKDITSLRTGGNSWSTGPAPPPPPGTPPIERPEKKAEKSVVTGVAIAGIAVAVLIVIILVVALSKRRSSVPSSHFIDDEDRRSQHRSFTPLASQELTKDLGHDDCTEYKGFKATDSTAIDIKALQKCPSIGVRSSSVSDCVQTFSDNEFANRLNSKRSTSVRCTPFSLGELQIGTGNFASGRLLGEGNLGPVYRAKYADGKVLAVKKINPSFFDGGHPEEFSQIISSICKLRHPNIAELVGYCSEQEHMLIYDYFRNGSLHDFLHLSDDFSKPLTWNTRIRIALGTARAVEYLHESCSPPLVHKNIKSANILLDTDLNPRLSDYGLASFHQRTSQNLGAGYNAPECTKPSAYTLKSDVYSFGVVMLELLTGRMPLDSSKPKAEQCLVRWANPQLHDVLAVEKMVDPALRGLYPPKSLFRFADIIALCVQSEPEFRPPASEVVQALVRLVQRSSVKMREDLGVFGRIDDYDD, encoded by the exons ATGCACCACAACCATTCCCTCCCATGGTTGTGGACTATTGCTTTGATCTCCTCCATCACAACCACCCTTGTTCAATGCAAAACATCTTCTCAAGATG TTTCAGCCCTAAATGTAATGTACACAAGCTTGAATTCTCCTTCCCAACTCACTGGCTGGAAATCAAGCGGAGGCGATCCTTGTGCTGAATCCTGGGAAGGAATCAAATGCTCTTCTTCATCCGTCACTGAAAT AAATTTATCTGACATGGATCTTAGCGGATCAATGGGCTACCAATTGGCAAACTTGAAATCAGTTACCTACTT TGATTTGAGCAAAAACCATTTCAACTCAGATATACCCTATCAACTCCCTCCAAATGCTCGTACCAT AGATCTTTCTAACAATCAATTCAAAGGATCTATACCTTATTCCTTTTCTCAGATGAAGAATCTCGAATCTCT ATCTCTTGCACATAATAAGCTCAATAACCAGCTGGGAGATATGTTTGCCAGCCTCACTAAACTCAAACAATT GGATGTATCATTCAATTCACTATCAGGAGACCTGCCTCAGAGTTTAAAATCAGCCAAAAGCCTAAAGAAGAT ACATCTGCAAAACAATAAACTCACTGGTTCAATAAATGTCCTTGCCCGCCTTCCACTTGATGATGT GAATGTTGAGAACAACAAATTTACAGGTTGGGTTCCTGAGTCGTTAAAGGATATAACTAGCTTGAG AACTGGAGGAAACTCTTGGTCAACTGGGCCAGCGCCACCTCCTCCCCCCGGTACGCCTCCTATCGAGCGTCCCGAGAAAAAGGCTGAAAAATCTGTTGTAACTGGAGTAGCTATAGCCGGCATAGCTGTTGCTGTGCTGATTGTAATCATACTCGTTGTTGCTCTTTCTAAAAGAAGGTCATCCGTaccttcttcacattttattGATGATGAAGATAGACGTAGCCAACACAGATCTTTTACACCCCTTGCATCTCAGGAGTTGACTAAAGATTTAGGTCATGATGACTGCACAGAATACAAAG GATTTAAAGCAACGGATTCCACTGCAATCGACATAAAGGCATTACAAAAATGTCCATCAATTGGTGTTAGGTCATCATCAGTCTCTGATTGTGTGCAAACATTTAGTGACAATGAGTTTGCAAATCGTCTAAATTCTAAAAGAAGCACATCAGTTCGTTGTACTCCTTTTTCATTGGGAGAGTTGCAAATTGGTACTGGTAACTTCGCTTCAGGCCGACTTCTTGGTGAAGGAAACCTTGGACCTGTTTATCGTGCCAAATATGCCGATGGAAAG GTATTGGCTGTAAAAAAAATCAACCCTTCATTTTTTGATGGGGGTCATCCTGAGGAATTCTCTCAGATTATATCAAGCATCTGCAAACTTCGTCATCCAAATATTGCTGAGCTTGTTGGTTATTGTTCAGAACAGGAGCATATGTTAATATATGATTATTTCAGAAATGGTTCTCTCCATGACTTTTTACACTTATCAGATGACTTCAGCAAACCACTAACTTGGAACACCAGAATCAGAATTGCATTGGGAACTGCTCGGGCTGTTGA GTACCtacatgaaagttgttctccgCCTTTAGTTCACAAGAATATCAAATCTGCCAATATTTTGCTCGACACAGATTTGAATCCCCGTCTCTCAGACTATGGTTTGGCATCCTTCCACCAG CGTACTAGTCAAAATCTCGGGGCAGGATATAATGCACCAGAATGCACAAAACCATCAGCCTATACCCTGAAGAGCGATGTATACAGTTTTGGCGTAGTGATGCTTGAGCTTTTGACAGGTCGAATGCCTCTAGACAG TTCAAAGCCAAAAGCAGAGCAATGTCTGGTTCGTTGGGCTAACCCGCAGCTTCATGACGTACTTGCTGTGGAAAAAATGGTAGACCCTGCCTTGCGGGGACTTTACCCTCCTAAATCACTCTTCCGGTTTGCTGACATCATCGCCCTTTGTGTTCAG TCTGAACCTGAATTTCGGCCACCTGCATCAGAGGTAGTTCAGGCATTGGTGCGATTAGTTCAGCGTTCAAGTGTGAAAATGAGAGAAGATCTTGGTGTGTTTGGTCGGATAGATGATTATGATGATTGA
- the LOC127107173 gene encoding protein STRUBBELIG-RECEPTOR FAMILY 5 isoform X2, giving the protein MKNLESLSLAHNKLNNQLGDMFASLTKLKQLDVSFNSLSGDLPQSLKSAKSLKKIHLQNNKLTGSINVLARLPLDDVNVENNKFTGWVPESLKDITSLRTGGNSWSTGPAPPPPPGTPPIERPEKKAEKSVVTGVAIAGIAVAVLIVIILVVALSKRRSSVPSSHFIDDEDRRSQHRSFTPLASQELTKDLGHDDCTEYKGFKATDSTAIDIKALQKCPSIGVRSSSVSDCVQTFSDNEFANRLNSKRSTSVRCTPFSLGELQIGTGNFASGRLLGEGNLGPVYRAKYADGKVLAVKKINPSFFDGGHPEEFSQIISSICKLRHPNIAELVGYCSEQEHMLIYDYFRNGSLHDFLHLSDDFSKPLTWNTRIRIALGTARAVEYLHESCSPPLVHKNIKSANILLDTDLNPRLSDYGLASFHQRTSQNLGAGYNAPECTKPSAYTLKSDVYSFGVVMLELLTGRMPLDSSKPKAEQCLVRWANPQLHDVLAVEKMVDPALRGLYPPKSLFRFADIIALCVQSEPEFRPPASEVVQALVRLVQRSSVKMREDLGVFGRIDDYDD; this is encoded by the exons ATGAAGAATCTCGAATCTCT ATCTCTTGCACATAATAAGCTCAATAACCAGCTGGGAGATATGTTTGCCAGCCTCACTAAACTCAAACAATT GGATGTATCATTCAATTCACTATCAGGAGACCTGCCTCAGAGTTTAAAATCAGCCAAAAGCCTAAAGAAGAT ACATCTGCAAAACAATAAACTCACTGGTTCAATAAATGTCCTTGCCCGCCTTCCACTTGATGATGT GAATGTTGAGAACAACAAATTTACAGGTTGGGTTCCTGAGTCGTTAAAGGATATAACTAGCTTGAG AACTGGAGGAAACTCTTGGTCAACTGGGCCAGCGCCACCTCCTCCCCCCGGTACGCCTCCTATCGAGCGTCCCGAGAAAAAGGCTGAAAAATCTGTTGTAACTGGAGTAGCTATAGCCGGCATAGCTGTTGCTGTGCTGATTGTAATCATACTCGTTGTTGCTCTTTCTAAAAGAAGGTCATCCGTaccttcttcacattttattGATGATGAAGATAGACGTAGCCAACACAGATCTTTTACACCCCTTGCATCTCAGGAGTTGACTAAAGATTTAGGTCATGATGACTGCACAGAATACAAAG GATTTAAAGCAACGGATTCCACTGCAATCGACATAAAGGCATTACAAAAATGTCCATCAATTGGTGTTAGGTCATCATCAGTCTCTGATTGTGTGCAAACATTTAGTGACAATGAGTTTGCAAATCGTCTAAATTCTAAAAGAAGCACATCAGTTCGTTGTACTCCTTTTTCATTGGGAGAGTTGCAAATTGGTACTGGTAACTTCGCTTCAGGCCGACTTCTTGGTGAAGGAAACCTTGGACCTGTTTATCGTGCCAAATATGCCGATGGAAAG GTATTGGCTGTAAAAAAAATCAACCCTTCATTTTTTGATGGGGGTCATCCTGAGGAATTCTCTCAGATTATATCAAGCATCTGCAAACTTCGTCATCCAAATATTGCTGAGCTTGTTGGTTATTGTTCAGAACAGGAGCATATGTTAATATATGATTATTTCAGAAATGGTTCTCTCCATGACTTTTTACACTTATCAGATGACTTCAGCAAACCACTAACTTGGAACACCAGAATCAGAATTGCATTGGGAACTGCTCGGGCTGTTGA GTACCtacatgaaagttgttctccgCCTTTAGTTCACAAGAATATCAAATCTGCCAATATTTTGCTCGACACAGATTTGAATCCCCGTCTCTCAGACTATGGTTTGGCATCCTTCCACCAG CGTACTAGTCAAAATCTCGGGGCAGGATATAATGCACCAGAATGCACAAAACCATCAGCCTATACCCTGAAGAGCGATGTATACAGTTTTGGCGTAGTGATGCTTGAGCTTTTGACAGGTCGAATGCCTCTAGACAG TTCAAAGCCAAAAGCAGAGCAATGTCTGGTTCGTTGGGCTAACCCGCAGCTTCATGACGTACTTGCTGTGGAAAAAATGGTAGACCCTGCCTTGCGGGGACTTTACCCTCCTAAATCACTCTTCCGGTTTGCTGACATCATCGCCCTTTGTGTTCAG TCTGAACCTGAATTTCGGCCACCTGCATCAGAGGTAGTTCAGGCATTGGTGCGATTAGTTCAGCGTTCAAGTGTGAAAATGAGAGAAGATCTTGGTGTGTTTGGTCGGATAGATGATTATGATGATTGA